In Alosa sapidissima isolate fAloSap1 chromosome 5, fAloSap1.pri, whole genome shotgun sequence, the genomic stretch GTTTGGCAGCTACACTCTAATGAATCTGGAGAGCAACACCattatggacatccaacttgttcaggtatgtttctctctttggatttgtttgaatttgaatcttaagtgtgtgattttgtctaatgttttttgtttgtaatgaccatTCACTACCAGAGCAATGAAGTAGGTGGCAGCTATCATATGGAGAAGGAAGGACTGAAAAGATGCCTAGATCATCTGGAGTCGAATGGATTGAAGGTGGATTACATTGTGACAGACCGTCATCCACAGATCCAGAAATTTCTGAGGGAACGCAGCGTAACTCAGTTCTATGACGTTTGGCACTTTGAGAAAGGTAAAGTGTTTTCCTAATTCATATCCTAAACTTTGAAGTTAGCAATTAACAGATTGtataatcagtgtgtgtggtaaacaggTTTGTCCAAGAAACTTGAGAAAGCTTCGCACAATGAAGACTgtgatgttctgaagaagtGGCTACAGAGCATCAAAAACCATGTCTACTGGTGTGCCACGTCATCAAGCACTGGACCAGAAAAGGTGGCAAAATGGACATCACTGCTAAACCACCTACaaaatgttcatgttcatgAAGACCCCCTTTTCCCCAAATGTCTGCATCCCGACCACGTCTCAAGGGACCCTAGCAAATGGTTACAACCTGGTATGTGCCAAATTATCTTTACTCAGAAAATCAAGTATTACATTTTTCCAGTCTTTTGTTGTGATGCAGGGGGGTTGATATTTCACCACGTGTTCTTATTTTACTGAAGGATCAGTTGCACTTCACAAAGCTGAGAAAATACTGCTCAACAAGAGAGTCCTGAAGGATGTAGAGAAACTCAGCCACCATCACCAGACCTCATCACTAGAGTCCTTCCACAGCCTGATACTACGTTTTGCACCAAAGAATGTAGTTTTCCCCTTCATGGGAATGTTGTGCAGGTAATACACAATGTCATTATTTTAAAAGTGACTGATTGAGATGACTGTCAGTCATTCTATGTATTTAATCATTTTGCTGTGTTGTTACCATAGGTTGTATCTAGCAGCAATGcaccacaatgaaaatgctatgCGGGAGCAAGCTACAACATCTACAGGACAGGCCGTTTTCAAGGTTGTTTTTCCAAAGGCGAAGAGGGGGGAAGGCATTGTGAAGCCCGTGAAAACAAATCCAACCTTCAGTAAGTTTGTTAAAGAGTTTCTTTAAATACAGCCACAACAGTTTACAGATTGTTATGGATACATTTATTGGATTTGAATGCTATATCTTCCAGACTATGTACGTGAACTCATGAGGCTGCTCATGCAGGAAGTTTTTGAGGACCCTACATCTTTTGCAGAGGAATTGAAGACCATCCCCATCCCTCCAGACCTCTCAGCAGAATTCCCGAAAACTCCAAAGGCTGAGCTGGTTGCCCGTCACGTCTCCCGCTTCAATCAATAGGTGGTCTGAAGCCTATGTAATCACCAGACGGGAACTGCTGCCGTATCCGCTGCACCACACATGACGGGATGATGACCCGACGACTAGGTCCTAAGTAGCCCCAGCACCAGCTTACAAAGCTGCGATAGGCAAGATGCCTCAAACGCCTGAAGGGACAAGGCACAGTTCTCTGTTCAACTGTTTtcaaatgaagagtttggttccaaaacgctacatCGACCATTTTAAAGAACTTTgataaataattattatttttttacaatttgttttgcaagtaatttcagtagaactgtaattgggcaTTAACTGATTTacctttactcaatcaaaacaacaaaacagcaaGTTGATTGATATtatctgaaatacacaattgaataacatgactttttaatgtttttaaaaatggagatatagcgttttgaaaccaaactcttcaaatattACCTCAAAGGTTCATACTCTATGGAAGAAGCTATGCACTATTGTCATCAATGTTTACATGCATACAAATTACATAAGAAtaatgcttttgttttgtttagtaaGAGCTTATTACAGCCAAAGTAACTTACTCTTCTTCTGTTCTGTGCCTAACAGGTCCGTaatcatatttgtaaatgtTGTAGATATTTTGCAGACTGTATGGATTTAGACACACAGGTTCTAGGCCTGGATGTTCTGTCATGCACATTATGGGTATTGGCACTTGGCTCATTCGTCTTACTACCTAATAAAGAAAATGAGACAAGAACTACTACTGTGTAACAAGTGACCTTGGCATCATCATTGTTCAGAGTGCTACATGACTGCATGGACAATATTGATTCAGGAAGCAACATGTTTTCTTGTCAGActtttatttacaaaaaaaagttattacTGATTTAGTTTTTGTTATTACATAACAATGATGTATAATACAGTATGCAGCTGGCTGAGACTACAGTGAACTGGTGAGATTACTCGTTTACCATTACATATTAATTATAAAAATGTATCATTGATTAGTTTTTTTACATAACAATGATTATAATACAGTATGCACCTGGCTGAGACTACAATGAACTGGTGAGATCACTCGTTTACCATTACAAGTGTAATGCTGATGCTTTATGCTAGAGATGTCATAAACATGCGTAGCCTAGTTCactagtaggcctaagctactCATCTAATGGGGATGTTATGCTAGGACATTAGGTCAGTCCATAGAAATAAACACCAAACCGAG encodes the following:
- the LOC121710111 gene encoding P2X purinoceptor 7-like isoform X1 — translated: MASVLPYQFEPESDPESDNGADGANDERDVSRRLDQDVSLWCTCGNCATMPSEVENVCCREITKVVRRMSQVPIPIMCMTEHPGLEPVCLNPYSLQNIYNIYKYDYGPVRHRTEEERLRHLAYRSFVSWCWGYLGPSRRVIIPSCVVQRIRQQFPSGDYIGFRPPID